One stretch of Schlesneria sp. DSM 10557 DNA includes these proteins:
- a CDS encoding DUF1559 domain-containing protein, with amino-acid sequence MKRQTNRGFTLIELLVVIAIIAVLIALLLPAVQQAREAARRTQCKNNLKQIGLALHNYHDTYNTFPPGGIGMFHYSWLVSILPQMEQSNVFNRIDWNDQGYPGGVNIAMLNNWTPDFLWCASSSASRVNVRPDFPTKVATTSYIGISGAATNAIDPTDPTGMGRCIAGGQGYACANGMLVANTVSRMRDASDGLTNTIIVGEQSAMGTTGVGGTPIEIRSSAEWGAWIGPGATVAPPQPGGVYTWAAGPWSRNTTTTRYPVGHNTLADGSGGNHRDGTNTAIHSAHTGGAHVLRGDGGTVFLSNSMDWTVFRNTCIRDDGQVMGEGLN; translated from the coding sequence ATGAAGAGACAAACGAATCGCGGATTCACGTTGATCGAGCTGCTGGTGGTCATCGCGATCATCGCCGTTCTGATCGCACTCCTGCTTCCAGCAGTGCAACAGGCGCGTGAAGCAGCACGCCGAACACAATGTAAGAACAACCTGAAACAAATCGGTCTTGCCTTACATAACTATCATGACACCTATAACACCTTTCCCCCCGGTGGAATTGGAATGTTCCATTATTCGTGGCTGGTTTCGATCCTGCCCCAAATGGAACAGTCGAACGTCTTCAACCGAATTGACTGGAACGATCAGGGATATCCCGGTGGCGTCAACATCGCCATGCTGAATAACTGGACTCCGGATTTCCTGTGGTGCGCATCCAGTTCTGCGTCTCGCGTGAACGTACGACCGGACTTCCCCACGAAAGTCGCAACGACGTCCTATATTGGCATCTCAGGAGCCGCGACGAACGCGATCGACCCCACCGACCCTACAGGCATGGGACGCTGCATTGCCGGGGGACAGGGATATGCCTGTGCAAACGGAATGCTTGTCGCGAACACCGTCTCCCGGATGCGCGATGCGTCTGACGGATTGACCAACACGATCATCGTGGGGGAACAATCCGCGATGGGCACGACGGGCGTAGGCGGAACTCCGATTGAAATCCGTTCCAGTGCGGAATGGGGTGCCTGGATCGGCCCTGGTGCCACCGTCGCCCCCCCTCAACCTGGGGGTGTCTACACCTGGGCGGCCGGTCCCTGGAGTCGCAACACCACGACTACGCGCTATCCCGTCGGCCACAACACACTGGCAGACGGTTCAGGTGGCAACCACCGTGACGGAACGAACACCGCGATTCACTCCGCACATACGGGTGGAGCACACGTCCTGCGAGGTGACGGCGGCACGGTCTTCCTCAGCAACAGCATGGACTGGACCGTCTTTCGCAACACGTGTATCCGGGACGATGGACAGGTCATGGGTGAGGGCCTCAACTGA
- a CDS encoding IS3 family transposase has protein sequence MSESIDSRLVVDALQMAVQREFPDDGLVAHSDRGVQYVSEHYQGILKRNNITCSMSRRGNCWDNAPMESFFATLKKELVHREQYQTRSQARQSLFEYIETFYNRVSRHSKLGHQSPVNFEQAL, from the coding sequence ATGTCAGAATCGATCGATAGTCGACTGGTCGTCGATGCTCTGCAGATGGCTGTTCAACGCGAATTTCCCGATGACGGCCTGGTGGCTCACTCCGACCGGGGAGTGCAATACGTCAGTGAGCACTACCAGGGAATTCTGAAGCGGAACAACATCACCTGCTCGATGAGCCGCAGAGGCAACTGCTGGGACAACGCTCCGATGGAAAGCTTCTTCGCCACACTGAAGAAAGAACTCGTTCACCGAGAACAGTACCAGACGCGTTCTCAAGCTCGTCAAAGCCTCTTTGAATATATCGAAACCTTTTACAACCGCGTAAGTAGGCACTCGAAGCTCGGACATCAATCACCCGTCAACTTCGAGCAGGCATTATAA
- a CDS encoding RloB family protein, translated as MSKPRKSKKPQSKAVLHLLDQMRRKRETRETAKRYLIVCEDNKSAPNYFEALKSFLNLSATSIRVVPSGGDSQPIQVVNKAIHIKGLSEAPESGTEPFEKAWCVIDGDFGKKVKEARKVAKSSHGIEIAVSTMCFEFWVLLHGREINTPTTCCDDTLKILKDKYIPNYSKGDFDFGEVVPNYQTACQRAKKLRKPGIARGELAEDQNPCSEIYLIIEEICDGISVNKTN; from the coding sequence ATGAGTAAGCCTCGCAAATCGAAGAAACCGCAGTCAAAGGCTGTGCTTCATCTTCTGGATCAGATGCGTAGAAAGAGAGAAACAAGGGAAACCGCCAAGCGATATTTAATCGTATGTGAAGACAATAAGTCAGCCCCGAATTATTTCGAGGCTCTCAAATCGTTTCTGAATCTTTCCGCGACTTCTATACGAGTCGTACCTAGCGGCGGGGACTCTCAACCAATCCAAGTTGTAAATAAAGCCATCCATATCAAAGGACTGTCTGAGGCCCCGGAGAGCGGCACTGAACCTTTCGAAAAGGCATGGTGTGTGATCGACGGTGACTTTGGAAAAAAGGTGAAGGAAGCAAGAAAGGTTGCAAAGAGTTCCCACGGGATCGAAATCGCAGTTTCAACAATGTGCTTCGAATTCTGGGTTCTTCTGCATGGGAGAGAGATCAACACACCGACAACATGCTGCGACGACACTTTGAAGATTTTGAAAGACAAGTACATTCCAAACTACTCTAAAGGCGACTTCGACTTCGGTGAAGTTGTTCCAAATTACCAAACGGCTTGCCAACGAGCGAAGAAGCTTCGAAAGCCGGGAATCGCACGCGGAGAGCTTGCCGAAGATCAAAACCCCTGCTCTGAGATCTATCTCATCATCGAGGAGATTTGCGATGGCATCTCGGTCAATAAGACAAACTAA
- a CDS encoding ATP/GTP-binding protein: MLVRLFGSNFRSIKEPFELSLLAADLTRKEDCNRGTIAVPISGMAEPLHLLRTLGIYGPNASGKSSLLVAANALRWLARESSPRSKPDGRIAPYEPFLLDDKTKNAPTELGCDVVFKKSLLRYEIKLTSKVIQAELLTLIDKDGEHRLIERNASGEVKGHLIAESEANRLYVSEMQPNVAVLSKLAQHGPRKGKSSVVPYYNAILNATHHEDYHDAALEMIKLGDSSADDKFADDLQYREWIMHHIIQKADIGIAGVRTRRESFKVPASIRESLMKSGFPGKIPDTRVVVEFLHAGVKSGAINFSEESAGTKKLYNIASQWWAMANREITLFADELSASLHPRLLDRLVRAVNDPPSEKMRSQLIFATHDTGLLESQDGLPPALRRDQVYFTKKSAQGATEVYSLTEFKEDARGVHNIRKRYLSGLYGALPSVEKLSL; this comes from the coding sequence ATGCTTGTCAGACTGTTTGGAAGCAATTTTCGCTCAATTAAAGAACCATTTGAGCTTTCTCTCTTGGCAGCTGATCTGACACGAAAAGAAGACTGCAACCGTGGGACTATTGCGGTACCAATTTCCGGAATGGCTGAACCTCTACATTTGCTGCGAACATTGGGTATCTACGGGCCCAATGCATCCGGAAAGTCCAGCTTGCTTGTTGCAGCGAATGCGTTGCGATGGCTCGCGAGGGAGTCGAGCCCTCGATCGAAGCCTGATGGCAGAATTGCACCCTACGAGCCGTTTTTATTGGATGACAAAACGAAGAATGCCCCAACGGAGCTTGGGTGCGACGTTGTGTTCAAAAAATCGCTTTTAAGATATGAAATTAAGCTCACGTCAAAAGTGATCCAGGCTGAATTGCTGACATTGATTGATAAAGATGGAGAACATAGGCTCATTGAACGCAATGCGTCCGGCGAGGTCAAAGGCCATCTCATTGCGGAGAGTGAAGCCAATAGGCTTTATGTGAGCGAAATGCAGCCTAACGTCGCTGTGCTGTCAAAGCTGGCACAGCATGGACCTCGCAAAGGAAAAAGTTCTGTTGTTCCCTATTACAACGCAATTCTGAATGCGACGCATCACGAAGATTACCATGATGCCGCATTAGAAATGATAAAACTTGGGGACTCAAGCGCGGATGATAAATTTGCGGACGATCTCCAGTACCGCGAATGGATCATGCACCACATTATTCAAAAAGCTGATATAGGGATCGCAGGTGTGCGGACGCGACGCGAAAGCTTCAAGGTCCCTGCTTCAATTCGAGAATCACTGATGAAAAGCGGATTTCCGGGTAAGATTCCCGACACAAGAGTCGTAGTCGAATTTCTTCATGCGGGCGTGAAGTCTGGCGCAATTAACTTCAGTGAAGAATCTGCCGGAACCAAGAAACTATACAATATTGCGAGCCAATGGTGGGCGATGGCAAATCGGGAAATCACGCTTTTCGCCGATGAACTCAGCGCGAGCCTTCATCCGAGGTTGCTTGACCGACTAGTCCGCGCTGTTAATGATCCCCCTTCTGAAAAAATGCGATCGCAGCTCATTTTTGCTACTCATGACACCGGGCTACTCGAAAGTCAAGATGGACTACCTCCCGCGCTCCGCCGTGACCAAGTATACTTCACAAAAAAAAGTGCGCAAGGTGCAACTGAAGTTTATTCTTTGACAGAATTCAAGGAGGACGCACGCGGGGTGCACAATATTCGGAAAAGATATTTGTCTGGGCTTTACGGCGCTCTGCCCTCCGTGGAGAAGCTCTCATTATGA
- a CDS encoding transposase, which produces MESREGIKARKHLSTNGLIRVVQERFSFVKDPRRGLVEIPLSDALMSAFAMFSLKCPSLLAFEEERKNPNIRRFYHIGRTPSDTRMREILDGVAPEEIRPAFADVFRCVQRGKILERFAYWKNCYLLACDGTGYFSSDKVHCTSCLEKHSQSGRITYSHAAVAAVIVHPDIREVIPLCPEPIIRQDGTEKNDCERNASRRLLSHVRKDHPHLGFIVTEDGLASNGPHIQDLRAHDMHFILGAKPGDHAFLFERATQAIDDGTAITWQTDDPDKSERKSYTAVAQLPLNAAHPDLMVNFVSCTVEKGKKSTTFSWVTDLPVEPREMMLPLIERGGRARWRIENETFNTLKNQDYHFEHNYGHGFKHLSTVLMMLMMLAFLVDQTSQLACPLFRAASAAMKSKRALWERLRALFFTAPFEDMEQLYRRIIRGFEDFPAPVNSS; this is translated from the coding sequence ATGGAATCGCGAGAAGGCATTAAGGCGCGGAAGCATTTGTCGACAAACGGGCTGATCCGTGTGGTTCAAGAGAGATTCTCTTTCGTGAAGGATCCACGACGGGGGCTCGTCGAGATTCCTCTGTCGGATGCGTTGATGTCGGCGTTCGCGATGTTCTCCCTGAAATGCCCGTCCTTGCTGGCGTTTGAAGAAGAACGTAAGAACCCCAACATCAGGCGGTTCTATCACATTGGACGTACTCCGAGTGACACCCGGATGCGGGAAATTCTGGATGGCGTCGCCCCCGAGGAAATTCGCCCTGCGTTCGCGGATGTGTTTCGCTGCGTGCAACGGGGTAAGATTCTGGAACGGTTTGCCTATTGGAAGAATTGCTATCTGCTCGCGTGCGATGGGACAGGCTATTTCTCGTCCGACAAGGTCCATTGCACATCGTGCCTGGAGAAGCACTCGCAGTCGGGCCGGATCACCTATTCGCATGCGGCCGTGGCAGCGGTGATCGTCCATCCCGACATTCGTGAAGTGATCCCGCTGTGCCCGGAACCGATCATTCGCCAGGATGGCACGGAGAAGAATGACTGTGAACGGAACGCTTCGCGACGTCTCTTGAGTCACGTTCGAAAAGACCATCCGCACCTGGGATTCATCGTCACAGAAGATGGGTTGGCCTCGAATGGACCGCACATTCAGGACCTGCGTGCTCATGACATGCATTTTATTCTGGGGGCCAAGCCGGGGGACCACGCGTTTTTGTTTGAGCGAGCAACACAAGCCATTGATGACGGGACTGCGATCACGTGGCAAACGGATGACCCCGACAAGAGTGAGCGAAAGAGTTACACCGCCGTGGCGCAACTCCCGCTGAACGCGGCCCACCCGGACCTGATGGTCAATTTTGTCTCGTGCACCGTCGAAAAGGGGAAGAAATCGACCACATTCAGTTGGGTGACGGACCTGCCCGTCGAACCCAGGGAAATGATGCTCCCACTGATCGAGCGAGGAGGTCGCGCCCGGTGGCGGATTGAGAACGAAACGTTCAACACACTCAAGAATCAGGACTACCATTTTGAGCACAACTACGGGCATGGATTCAAGCATCTGTCCACCGTCCTGATGATGTTGATGATGCTGGCGTTTCTGGTGGATCAGACATCGCAACTGGCTTGTCCGCTGTTCCGTGCCGCCTCTGCAGCGATGAAAAGCAAGCGGGCTTTATGGGAACGACTGCGAGCCCTCTTCTTTACCGCTCCCTTTGAAGACATGGAGCAGCTCTACCGAAGAATCATTCGAGGCTTCGAAGACTTCCCCGCCCCGGTCAATAGCTCGTAA
- a CDS encoding DUF4394 domain-containing protein, whose amino-acid sequence MFYRLSICFAFTFLAILPVSVKAATITGLTADNQLLTFNSSNSSVITNTVGVTGLGDYMLQDIDFRPSTKELYGVGVNGMGQGAIFKINTVTGQATAVGLTGSPFNLSGNIGIDFNPVPDALRVDTTADQNYRVTFATPTTNVNVDGNLAYAAGDVNFGKNPSITTIGYTNNFAGTTSTTLFGIDSNLNTLVRQQPPNNGVLNTVGSLGFNISSDSGFDITADNNAFIADLDRLYSLNLSTGQATFIGQIGSGSPDIIGLAVAVPEPSMFYLLSTGIAGLIAKRRFGPRK is encoded by the coding sequence ATGTTCTATCGACTTTCAATTTGCTTCGCATTCACATTCCTTGCGATCTTACCCGTGTCTGTGAAGGCAGCGACCATTACCGGGTTGACCGCAGACAATCAGTTACTGACATTTAATTCATCGAATTCGAGTGTCATCACGAACACCGTTGGCGTGACAGGACTCGGCGATTACATGTTGCAGGATATCGACTTTCGACCTTCCACGAAGGAACTGTATGGTGTCGGAGTCAATGGAATGGGCCAAGGTGCGATCTTTAAGATCAATACGGTCACCGGCCAGGCAACAGCCGTAGGATTGACGGGATCCCCGTTCAACCTGAGTGGAAACATTGGAATCGACTTCAACCCCGTTCCAGATGCCCTGCGCGTTGATACTACGGCCGACCAGAACTACCGGGTCACGTTTGCAACGCCAACGACGAATGTGAACGTCGACGGCAATCTCGCATATGCCGCAGGCGACGTGAATTTCGGAAAAAACCCGAGCATCACGACAATCGGTTACACAAATAACTTTGCAGGAACGACCTCGACGACTCTGTTCGGCATCGATTCGAACCTGAACACGCTGGTGAGGCAGCAGCCACCAAACAACGGAGTCCTCAACACAGTCGGCTCCCTGGGATTCAACATTTCGAGTGACAGCGGATTCGATATTACTGCCGACAACAATGCTTTTATTGCAGACTTGGACCGACTCTACTCGCTCAATCTGTCAACAGGCCAGGCAACATTCATCGGTCAGATCGGCAGTGGCTCCCCAGACATTATCGGCCTGGCCGTCGCAGTACCAGAACCGAGTATGTTCTATCTCCTGAGCACGGGAATCGCCGGTCTGATTGCAAAGCGACGTTTCGGTCCCAGGAAATGA
- a CDS encoding IS5 family transposase, translating into MRDYPSSLTDVQWKVIEKLLPKRAKVGRPPVDRRTILDAILYLNRTGCQWRYLPLEFPHWKTVYTVFWRWRRDGVWNSIHEALCRKVRQAAGKKPTPSVAIIDSQSIRTAEGGAERGYDAGKKVTGRKRHIAVDSLGLIWGVVVHAASWQDQDGACYLLHKLEPLGRLRRIFADSAYGRDGLPKWVKESFGWNLQTILRPPNTSRFVDLPKRWIVERTFAWLARHRRHSKDYEHNPETSEVMIQISMIGLMTRRLANQNRV; encoded by the coding sequence ATGAGGGATTATCCCAGCAGCCTCACGGATGTGCAATGGAAGGTGATTGAAAAACTGTTACCCAAGCGGGCCAAAGTTGGCCGACCGCCTGTGGACCGCAGAACCATTCTGGATGCGATCCTGTACCTGAATCGAACCGGTTGTCAGTGGCGTTACTTGCCTCTCGAGTTCCCTCACTGGAAGACGGTTTACACTGTTTTCTGGCGCTGGCGTCGAGACGGAGTCTGGAATTCGATCCACGAAGCCCTTTGTCGAAAGGTTCGTCAGGCGGCTGGCAAGAAGCCAACGCCGAGCGTGGCCATCATCGACAGCCAATCGATTCGTACCGCGGAAGGAGGAGCGGAAAGAGGCTACGATGCAGGGAAAAAGGTGACTGGCCGCAAACGACACATCGCCGTTGATTCGCTGGGGCTCATCTGGGGAGTCGTCGTTCATGCCGCCTCCTGGCAGGATCAGGACGGAGCTTGCTACCTTCTGCACAAGCTTGAGCCGTTAGGTCGATTGCGCCGCATCTTTGCGGATAGCGCCTATGGACGAGATGGACTACCGAAGTGGGTCAAAGAGTCATTCGGATGGAACTTGCAGACGATCTTACGGCCGCCGAACACCAGCAGATTCGTCGACTTGCCAAAGCGATGGATTGTGGAGCGAACCTTTGCCTGGCTGGCGCGACACCGACGTCATAGCAAGGACTACGAGCATAACCCTGAGACCAGTGAAGTCATGATTCAGATCTCCATGATCGGACTCATGACTCGAAGGCTTGCTAACCAAAATCGGGTTTGA